In Streptomyces sp. P9-A4, the genomic window GGAACGGGGCGACGGACGACGAACGGCGGACGGCCGCGGAGCGAGGTGCTCCGTGGCCGTCCGCCGTTGCGGAGGGACTGTCGGGTGACGGCGGACGTCAGACGGTCGGCGGCGGTGTCGTACCGCCGCTGCCGGGCGTGCCGTTCCCGGGCGTGCCGCCGCCGGGCGTGCCGTCGCTCCCGGGCGTCCCGTGGTCCTTGTGACCGATCCTGTCCAGTGCGTCCTTGGCCTTGTCCGTACCGGAATGGATCTTGTCGCTGTACTTGCCCTTGGTCTTCTCGTCGACCAGCTTCGCGGCCTTCTCGATGCCGTGGTCGATCTTGTCCCCGTGCTGCTGCGCGAGGTCGGCGACCTTGTCCTTGGCCGGGGCGAGCTTTGCCTTCAGCGAATCCAGGAGACCCATGGGGCACCTTCCCTCCGCGGACCCCCGAGGGGTCCGTGTTCCGTGTGCTGCCTACGTGCTGGCGCCTTCGCCGGCCTCGCTGTCGGCGGCGGCCCCGGCCGACTGCTGCTTCGGGATGTCGACGGTCCCGGCGGCGACGGGGGCCGGCTCCGCCACCATCTCGTCCGTGACGTCCGCGTCCGCCGCTTCGGTCACAGCCTCCTCCGTCGCCGTGACGGCCTCGCCGCCCTCCGGCGAGGCATCTGCATTCTTACGGCGAAACATTGAAAAAACGCCCATATTCACTCCATAGCGTACTCGGACGGGTCGGGTTCCGTGGCGAACGGGCCGGAACCCCTCAGCTGCCAACGAAGCCCGGATGCGGCCCGTCACGTCGCTCATTCGGGGACAGCCCGGGAGGTTTGCGAGACTGGTGCGGTGAGAAGCGCAGCTCCCGCCCCGCGGGTCATCGCCGTCGTCGGCCCCACGGCGGCCGGAAAGTCCGATCTGGGTGTATTCCTGGCCCAGCAGCTCGGCGGCGAGGTCGTCAACGCCGACTCGATGCAGCTCTACCGGGGGATGGACATCGGCACCGCCAAACTGACGCCCGAGGAGCGCGGCGGCATCCCGCACCACCTCCTCGACATCTGGGACGTGACCGAGGCCGCCAGCGTCGCCGAGTACCAGCGGCTGGCCCGCGCCGAGATCGACCGGCTGCTCGCCGCCGGCCGCACCCCGGTCCTCGTCGGCGGCTCCGGCCTGTACGTACGGGGGGCCGTCGACGCCCTGGAGTTCCCCGGCACCGACCCGGCCGTCCGGGCCCGCCTTGAGGCCGAACTCGAAGAGCGCGGCTCCGGCGTCCTGCATGCCCGGCTCACCGAGGCCGACCCCGAGGCGGCCCGCGCCATCCTGCCCAGCAACGGCCGCCGCATCGTCCGGGCCCTGGAGGTGATCGAGATCACCGGCAAGCCCTTCACCGCCAACCTCCCCGGTCCCGACTCCGTCTACGACACCGTGCAGATCGGCGTCGACGTGGCCCGCCCCGAGCTGGACGAACGGATCGCCACCCGGGTGGACCGCATGTGGGAGGACGGTCTCGTCGACGAGGTGCGCGCCCTGGAGGCGCGCGGTCTGCGCGAGGGACGCACCGCCGCCCGCGCCCTCGGCTACCAGCAGGTCCTCGCCGCCCTCGCGGGGGAGTGCACCGAGGACGAGGCCCGCGCCGAGACCGTGCGCGCCACCAAGCGCTTCGCCCGCCGCCAGGACTCGTGGTTCCGCCGCGATCCGCGCGTGCACTGGCTCAGCGGAGCCGCCGATCACCGCGGGGAACTCCCGGCGGAGGCGCTCTCGTTGGTCGAACGAGCGGTTACAGCCTGATCACGTGATGGCATCGGGACGCACTGCCCGTCATTTCGGCGGTCGGGAGCGTGCCATCATCGAGCATCGATCGACAAAGTGGAGTCCGAGTGGGGAGGGCGCGTGGCGATGGAGGCCGGCCCTCGCGACAGAGAACAGCACGAAGCGGCCCTGGGTGACCCGACGAGCGGAATCCCGGGCGGTCCGACGGACGGCGACGTCCCCGTCGGCCCTTCGGGTCTGGCCACGGACGGCCCCGACGACGCGGTCGGCACCGCCATCGAGGTGGACGCCGACGAGGTCGAGGTCGAGCTGCGCCCCCAGCGCCGGCTGAGGATCTGGCAGCTGGCCCCGATCGTGGGCCTGGCCGCCCTCGGTTCGCTGATGTTCGCCTTCCCGCTCGCCTTCGGTTCCGGGGACGGCGGCGCCGTCGTCGCCATGCTCGGACTGCTCATCAGTTCCTGTGCGGCGGGCTGGGGCATGATGGCCGCCCGCAAGGTCGGCTACACCTGGCCGGGCCTCCCGCAGCGCGGCTCGGGGGAGCGCCCCGACTGGCGCGTCCTCATCCTGTACGTCTCGACGATCACGGCCCTGGTGGCCCTCGCGGTCTGGCGCGTCGCCCGCCTGCGCTGAGCTGCCGCGGCTGCGCCCCCGCCGCCCTGTGGACAACCCGGCCGCCGGTCGCGGACGGCCCGTACAGTTGATCTCGTGACCAACACGCAGACCTCATCGCTCCCGTTCCTCAAGGGCCACGGCACCGAGAACGACTTCGTGATCATTCCCGACGCGGAGAACGCCGTCGACCTGCCGCCCGCCGTCGTCGCGCGGCTCTGCGACCGCCGGGCCGGGATCGGCGGCGACGGACTGCTGCACGTCGTGCGCAGCGCCGCCCACCCCGAGGCGCGGCACCTGGCCGACGAGGCCGAGTGGTTCATGGACTACCGGAACGCCGACGGCTCGGTCGCCGAGATGTGCGGGAACGGGGTCCGGGTCTTCGCCCGCTACCTGGAGCACGCCGGGCACGTCACCGCGGGCGAGGTCGCCGTCGCCACCCGGGGCGGGGTCAAGCACGTCCACCTCGACAAGGACGGCTCCGTCACCGTCGCCATGGGCCGCGCTGTCCTCCCCGAGAACGGCGTCACCGTCACCGTCGACGGCCGCAGCTGGCCCGCGCGCAACGTGAACATGGGCAACCCGCACGCGGTCGCCTTCGTCGAGGACCTCGACCACGCGGGCAACCTCTTCACCGAGCCGCCGTACGCTCCGGCCGCGGTCTACCCGGACGGGGTGAACATCGAGTTCGTCGTCGACCGGGGCCCCCGCCACGTCGCCATGCGGGTCCACGAGCGCGGCGCCGCCGAGACGCGCTCCTGCGGCACGGGCGCGTGCGCCGTCGCCGTGGCCGCCGCCCGCAGGGACGGCGCCGACCCCGCCGAGACCGGCACCCCCGTCACGTACACCGTCGACGTGCTCGGCGGGACCCTGGTCATCACCGAGCACCCCGACGGGCGGATCGACATGGCGGGCCCGGCCGTGATCGTCGCCGAGGGCACTGTCGACCCGGACTGGCTCGGCTGACCGCCCCGACCGTGGGATCCCGCCCCGGCGGAGTCGGGGGAAGCGACGGAATCGAAACAGTCAACGACTGATTTGTCGCTCGAATGGGTGATCCGATTCACGCTGGGCGAGAGCGCGACTGCGCCACGTGGTGGGGTCGGTAGCATCAAGCACCGGCCCCCAGGGCACGCCTGGCCCGCCCACCGCCGGTCGACGTTGCCGGAGGGTGCCCCATGAGCGCAGAGGCCACCAGACCTGTGAGCGCGGCGGAGTCCGCCGACACCGAGGGGACTGTCCGCAGACGCGGACGCGCCCGGATCGACCTGCGCCGGCTCGGCCGGGCCGCCCTGCTGGGCGCCACCGCCGGACCGGCGCCCCGCGACCGGCTGCCGGACGCCATCAGCCATGTCGCGGAGGCGCACCGCGCCCACCATCCCGAGGCCGACCTGACGGTGCTGCGCCGGGCGTACGTCCTCGCCGAGTCCTCGCACCGCGGCCAGTTCCGCAAGAGCGGCGAACCGTACATCACCCATCCGCTCGCGGTGACCCTCATCCTCGCCGAACTCGGCGCGGAGACCACCACCTTGACCGCCTCCCTCCTCCACGACACCGTCGAGGACACCGAGGTGACCCTCGACCAGGTCCGCCGGGAGTTCGGCGACGAGGTCGCCTACCTCGTCGACGGCGTCACCAAGGTGGAGAAGATCGACTACGGCGCCGCCGCCGAGCCCGAGACCTTCCGCAAGATGCTCGTCGCCACCGGCGACGACGTCCGGGTGATGTCGATCAAGCTCGCCGACCGGCTCCACAACATGCGCACCCTCGGTGTGATGCGGCCCGAGAAACAGGCCAGGATCGCCAAGGTCACCCGGGACGTCCTCATCCCGCTCGCCGAACGGCTCGGGGTCCAGGCCCTCAAGACCGAGCTGGAGGACCTCGTCTTCGCCATCCTCCACCCCGAGGAGTACGAGACGACGCGCGCGCTCATCGCCGCCGAACCGGGGGCCGGTGACGCGCTCGGCGCCGTCGCCGAACAGGTGTCGGCGGTGCTCCGCGAGGCCGGCATCGGCGCCGAAGTCCTCGTCCGGCCCCGGCACTTCGTCTCCGTGCACCGGGTCCGCCTCAAGCGCGGCGAGCTGCGCGGCTGCGACTTCGGACGGCTCCTCGTCCTGGTCACCGAGGACGCCGACTGCTACGGGGTGCTCGGTGAGCTGCACACCTGCTTCACGCCGGTGATCTCCGAGTTCAAGGACTTCATCGCGGCCCCCAAGTTCAACCTCTACCAGTCCCTGCACACCGCGATCGCCGCCCCCGACGGCGCCGTGGCGGAAGTCCTCATCCGCACCCACCGGATGCACACGGTCGCGGAGGCCGGGGTCGTCGCCCTCGGCAATCCGCACGTGGGACAGGAGGCCACGGGAGCGCCGGGCACCGAGCCCGTGTCCGGGGCCGCCCTCCCGTCGGCCGCCGAGACCTCCCAGGACCCGGCGGGCCCCGCCGAGGACGGCGAGCGCGTCGACCCCACCCGCCCCGGCTGGCTCTCCCGGCTCCTCGACTGGCAGCAGTCGGCGCCCGACCCCGACACCTTCTGGACCTCGCTCCGCGCCGATCTCGCCGAGGACGACGAGATCACCGTCTTCCGCGCCGACGGCAGCGCCCCCGGCACGATCAGCCTGCCCGCCGGAGCCAGCTGCGTCGACGCCGCCTACGCGCAGCACGGCGAGGCCGCCCACGGCTGCCTCGGCGCCCGCGTCAACGGACGCCTCGCCCCGCTGAGCACCGTCCTCGGCGACGGCGACACCGTGCAGCTGCTCCTCGCCCAGGACGCCGTGTCGGGCCCCTCGCCCGAGTGGCTCGACCACGCCCGTACCCCCGCCGCCAGGATCGCGATCAGCGGCTGGCTCGCGGCCCACCCCGAGAGCGCCGCACCGGCCGCGGCCGCCACCGGCCCGCGCCCCGCGGCCAACGTCGTCGCGGACCGCCGTTCCGGCGCCGAACTCCACGCCGACCTGGAGGGGGAGCGGCCCTCGGCCGTCCGCCCGGCGGGCTGCTGCACCCCCGTACCCCCCGACAAGATCACCGGGTTCCGGGTGAGCGGCGGATCGGTCACCGTCCACCGCGCGGGCTGCGCCGCCGTCGACACCATGCGCGGTCTGGGCCGCGACCCCGTCACCGTCCGCTGGGGCGACACCGCCCACGGCAGGGTCACCCTGGTCGCCGAGTCCTTCGGACGGCCCGGCCTCCTCGCCGACCTCACCGAGGCCATCGCCGTCGCCGGGGCGGCCGTCGTCTCCGCGACCGTCGAGCCGCCGAGCGAGCAGCGGGTCCGCCACACGTACACCCTCCACCTGCCCGACGCGGCCGGCCTCTCCGCCCTCATGCGCGCCATGCGGGACGTGCCCGGCGTGTACGACGTGAGACGAGCCCGCCACCGCCCGAGCCAGGAGCCCCGGCGGGCGTGAGGGCGGAGAGGCCGGGCGCGTCGGCCGGGCCCCGGCATGACCCCCTTCGGGTGGCGGCCGAGCGCGCCGCCCGGGGGAGCGGGGGAAGCCCTGGTAGCCGTAGGGCCAGTCCTCCGGAAAGGCCTGGCCCATGCCGCTCGTCCGAACCCCCCTGCCCCGCGCGCGGTGGCTCCGCTCCGCCGTCCTGGTCGCCGCCTCGGCCGGACTCGTGGCCGCCGCACTGCCCGCCCCGGAGCCGCTCGGCATCGGGGACCCGCTCTTCCCGCACCTCGGAAACCCCGGGTACGACGTCCTCGCGTACGACCTCGACGTCACCTACCCCGGCGTGAACACCAAGCCGCTGGCCGCCGTGACCCGGATCGACGCGCTCGCCACCGCCGACCTGGAACGGATCAACCTCGACTTCACCCACGGCACGGTCTCCGCCGTCACCGTCGACGGCCTGCCCGCCAGATACACGAGCAGCGGCGAGGACCTGGTCGTCACCCCGGTCGTGCCGATCGACGCGGGGGAGCGGATCGAGGTCACCGTCACCCACACCAGCGACCCCTCCGGCCCCGCGGCCACCGGCGGCTGGGTGCGTACCACCGACGGTCTCGCCATGGCCAACCAGGCCGACGCCGCCCACCGGGTCTTCCCGTCCAACGACCACCCGGCGGACAAGGCGTACTTCACCTTCCGCATCACCGCCCCCAAGGGCCTCACCGCCGTCGCCAACGGCCTCTCCGCCGGCCGGGTCACCCACGGCTCCACCACGACCTGGACGTACCGCACCCGCCACCCCATGGCGACCGAACTCGCCCAGATCTCCATCGGCGACTCCACCGTCGTGCACCGGGAAGGACCCCACGGCCTGCCCGTCAGGGACGTGGTGCGCACCGCCGACCGGGAGGTCATGGAGCCCTGGCTCCGCAAGACCCCCGGACACCTGGAGTGGATGGAGCGGCAGGTCGGCCCGTACCCCTTCGAGACGTACGGGGTGCTCGTCGCGGACGCCGACACCGGCTTCGAGCTGGAGACCCAGACCCTCTCGCTCTTCGAACGCGGCATCTTCACCGAACCGGCGTACCCCGAGTGGTACGTCGACTCGGTGATGGTCCACGAGCTGGCCCACCAGTGGTTCGGCGACAGCGTCTCGCCCCGCTCCTGGTCCGACCTCTGGCTCAACGAGGGGCACGCCAGCTGGTACGAGGCGCTGTACGCCGAGGAGACCGCCGGCAAGTCCATGGAGCGCCGCATGAAGGCCGCCTACGCCGCCTCCGACGGCTGGCGGGCCGACGGCGGCCCCCCGGCCGCGCCCGAGCCCCCCTCGCCGACCCACAAGATCAGCCTCTTCCGGCCCGTCGTCTACGACGGCAGCGCCCTCGTCCTCTACGCGCTCCGCCAGGAGATCGGCACCGAGGCCTTCCGGCGCCTGGAGCGCCGCTGGGTCGCCGAGCACCGGGACGGCACCGCCACCACCGCCGACTTCACCGCCCTGGCCGGTGAGGTCGCGGGGCG contains:
- the dapF gene encoding diaminopimelate epimerase is translated as MTNTQTSSLPFLKGHGTENDFVIIPDAENAVDLPPAVVARLCDRRAGIGGDGLLHVVRSAAHPEARHLADEAEWFMDYRNADGSVAEMCGNGVRVFARYLEHAGHVTAGEVAVATRGGVKHVHLDKDGSVTVAMGRAVLPENGVTVTVDGRSWPARNVNMGNPHAVAFVEDLDHAGNLFTEPPYAPAAVYPDGVNIEFVVDRGPRHVAMRVHERGAAETRSCGTGACAVAVAAARRDGADPAETGTPVTYTVDVLGGTLVITEHPDGRIDMAGPAVIVAEGTVDPDWLG
- a CDS encoding RelA/SpoT family protein, which gives rise to MSAEATRPVSAAESADTEGTVRRRGRARIDLRRLGRAALLGATAGPAPRDRLPDAISHVAEAHRAHHPEADLTVLRRAYVLAESSHRGQFRKSGEPYITHPLAVTLILAELGAETTTLTASLLHDTVEDTEVTLDQVRREFGDEVAYLVDGVTKVEKIDYGAAAEPETFRKMLVATGDDVRVMSIKLADRLHNMRTLGVMRPEKQARIAKVTRDVLIPLAERLGVQALKTELEDLVFAILHPEEYETTRALIAAEPGAGDALGAVAEQVSAVLREAGIGAEVLVRPRHFVSVHRVRLKRGELRGCDFGRLLVLVTEDADCYGVLGELHTCFTPVISEFKDFIAAPKFNLYQSLHTAIAAPDGAVAEVLIRTHRMHTVAEAGVVALGNPHVGQEATGAPGTEPVSGAALPSAAETSQDPAGPAEDGERVDPTRPGWLSRLLDWQQSAPDPDTFWTSLRADLAEDDEITVFRADGSAPGTISLPAGASCVDAAYAQHGEAAHGCLGARVNGRLAPLSTVLGDGDTVQLLLAQDAVSGPSPEWLDHARTPAARIAISGWLAAHPESAAPAAAATGPRPAANVVADRRSGAELHADLEGERPSAVRPAGCCTPVPPDKITGFRVSGGSVTVHRAGCAAVDTMRGLGRDPVTVRWGDTAHGRVTLVAESFGRPGLLADLTEAIAVAGAAVVSATVEPPSEQRVRHTYTLHLPDAAGLSALMRAMRDVPGVYDVRRARHRPSQEPRRA
- a CDS encoding gliding motility protein translates to MTEAADADVTDEMVAEPAPVAAGTVDIPKQQSAGAAADSEAGEGAST
- the miaA gene encoding tRNA (adenosine(37)-N6)-dimethylallyltransferase MiaA, yielding MRSAAPAPRVIAVVGPTAAGKSDLGVFLAQQLGGEVVNADSMQLYRGMDIGTAKLTPEERGGIPHHLLDIWDVTEAASVAEYQRLARAEIDRLLAAGRTPVLVGGSGLYVRGAVDALEFPGTDPAVRARLEAELEERGSGVLHARLTEADPEAARAILPSNGRRIVRALEVIEITGKPFTANLPGPDSVYDTVQIGVDVARPELDERIATRVDRMWEDGLVDEVRALEARGLREGRTAARALGYQQVLAALAGECTEDEARAETVRATKRFARRQDSWFRRDPRVHWLSGAADHRGELPAEALSLVERAVTA
- a CDS encoding M1 family metallopeptidase, producing the protein MPLVRTPLPRARWLRSAVLVAASAGLVAAALPAPEPLGIGDPLFPHLGNPGYDVLAYDLDVTYPGVNTKPLAAVTRIDALATADLERINLDFTHGTVSAVTVDGLPARYTSSGEDLVVTPVVPIDAGERIEVTVTHTSDPSGPAATGGWVRTTDGLAMANQADAAHRVFPSNDHPADKAYFTFRITAPKGLTAVANGLSAGRVTHGSTTTWTYRTRHPMATELAQISIGDSTVVHREGPHGLPVRDVVRTADREVMEPWLRKTPGHLEWMERQVGPYPFETYGVLVADADTGFELETQTLSLFERGIFTEPAYPEWYVDSVMVHELAHQWFGDSVSPRSWSDLWLNEGHASWYEALYAEETAGKSMERRMKAAYAASDGWRADGGPPAAPEPPSPTHKISLFRPVVYDGSALVLYALRQEIGTEAFRRLERRWVAEHRDGTATTADFTALAGEVAGRDLAAFLHAWLYEAKTPAMPGHPDWRSRPVETASTAPKPG
- a CDS encoding antitoxin is translated as MGLLDSLKAKLAPAKDKVADLAQQHGDKIDHGIEKAAKLVDEKTKGKYSDKIHSGTDKAKDALDRIGHKDHGTPGSDGTPGGGTPGNGTPGSGGTTPPPTV